The following are encoded in a window of Rhizobium sp. WYJ-E13 genomic DNA:
- a CDS encoding HAMP domain-containing sensor histidine kinase → MSRFWVLFKSTAVRLSALYILLFAICAATLVFYVTAMSERLLSGQIRDAVAQEVTQVQRAYDAGGMNLLLRTMERRARQPGANLYLIAGPSGDILAGNVASVQPGVFEEQGWTSVPFMYQRYTDSGLVRHTAIANIFVLDNGLRVLIGRDLGEPERFRVLVRQALMIALAIMGLGAIIIWFGIGRNALKRIDRMSDAGKKIMAGDLSQRLPVGGSGDEFDRLSVSLNNMLERIEKLNEGLRQVSDNIAHDLKTPLTRLRNKAADALDMEDRELRRSALEGIISESDQLIRTFNALLMISRVEAGSVAAEMSPIELSAIVADSAELYEPVADEAGMALTSEIEPGIEIQGNRELIGQAIFNLLDNAIKYSADTQGTGAVSVELHRRPDGICLSVADHGPGVPPDRREDVLKRFVRLDESRSKPGTGLGLSLVEAIMELHGGTLELSDTDPGNAERPGLTVSMVFPVRPA, encoded by the coding sequence ATGAGCCGCTTCTGGGTTCTCTTCAAGTCCACTGCAGTCCGCCTTTCGGCTCTTTATATCCTGCTCTTTGCCATCTGCGCCGCAACGCTCGTCTTCTATGTGACGGCGATGTCCGAGCGGCTGCTGTCCGGCCAGATCCGCGATGCGGTCGCCCAGGAGGTGACGCAGGTCCAGCGCGCCTATGATGCCGGCGGCATGAACCTGCTCCTGCGGACGATGGAGCGCCGTGCCCGCCAGCCGGGCGCCAATCTCTATCTCATCGCCGGTCCCTCGGGCGATATCCTCGCCGGTAACGTCGCCTCCGTACAGCCTGGCGTTTTCGAGGAGCAGGGCTGGACCTCGGTGCCCTTCATGTATCAGCGCTATACCGACAGCGGTCTGGTGCGGCATACGGCGATTGCCAACATCTTCGTTCTCGACAACGGCCTGCGCGTACTGATCGGCCGAGACCTTGGCGAGCCGGAACGTTTCCGCGTGCTGGTGCGCCAGGCCCTCATGATCGCGCTCGCCATCATGGGCCTCGGCGCCATCATCATCTGGTTCGGCATCGGCCGCAATGCGCTGAAACGCATCGACCGCATGTCGGACGCCGGCAAGAAGATCATGGCCGGCGATCTCTCGCAGCGCCTGCCGGTCGGCGGCTCGGGCGACGAATTCGACCGGCTTTCCGTCTCGCTGAACAACATGCTGGAACGCATCGAGAAGCTGAACGAAGGGCTGCGGCAGGTCTCCGACAATATCGCCCATGACCTGAAGACGCCGCTGACGCGCCTGCGCAACAAGGCCGCCGATGCGCTCGACATGGAGGACCGCGAGCTGCGCCGCAGCGCTTTGGAAGGCATCATCTCTGAATCCGACCAGCTCATCCGCACCTTCAATGCGCTGCTGATGATTTCCCGCGTCGAGGCTGGTTCCGTCGCCGCCGAAATGTCGCCGATCGAGCTTTCCGCCATCGTCGCCGACAGCGCCGAACTCTACGAGCCGGTCGCCGATGAGGCAGGCATGGCGCTGACGTCCGAGATCGAGCCCGGCATCGAGATACAGGGCAACCGCGAACTGATCGGCCAGGCGATCTTCAATCTGCTCGACAATGCGATCAAATATTCCGCCGATACCCAGGGCACAGGCGCCGTCTCTGTGGAGCTCCACCGCCGCCCCGACGGCATATGCCTATCCGTTGCCGATCACGGCCCCGGCGTCCCGCCTGACCGCCGCGAGGATGTGCTGAAGCGCTTTGTCCGCCTGGATGAAAGCCGTTCGAAGCCGGGCACCGGCCTTGGCCTCTCTCTCGTCGAGGCGATCATGGAGCTGCACGGCGGTACGCTGGAGCTTTCGGACACGGATCCCGGCAATGCGGAACGTCCCGGCCTCACCGTCAGCATGGTTTTCCCCGTCAGGCCTGCCTGA
- a CDS encoding bifunctional [glutamine synthetase] adenylyltransferase/[glutamine synthetase]-adenylyl-L-tyrosine phosphorylase: MLTKSKHGLKDVAEGLLRPLNQTELKAAIVDLQDIGKSEPVVADMLKAEGALRDFIAAVLTLSPYLREIANLDPAILASAISDPLEPQIDALIAEARDCWKPDSEGNVPGEGQVMTRLRIVKRRVAFLVALADLARIFDGRATTGWLSELAEVSVTAAINHLLLSTHESGKLKLKNAAAPSEGSGLIVLGMGKLGASELNYSSDIDLVVFFDEQAGIVPDPDDAIEIFPRMMRRLVRILQERTADGYVFRTDLRLRPDPGSTPLAMSVDAAMIYYEGRGQNWERAAFIKARAVAGDIAAGEQFLRGLAPFVFRKYLDYAAISDIHSIKRQIHAHKGHGAIAVKGHNVKLGRGGIREIEFFVQTQQLIAGGRMPALRSRVTEETLAELTKAKWIDAETRDELTEAYWFLRDVEHRIQMVRDEQTHLLPETDAELKRIAFMMGFTDTPSFSERLVEVLKAVERRYADLFEQETKLSVGTGNLVFTGQGDDPDTLETLKKLGFERPSDISRIIRTWHYGRYRATQSVEARERLTELAPELLRVFGESKRADEALLRFDSFISGLPSGIQLFSLLGSNPALLSLIVNIMSSAPKLAEVIAARPHVFDGMLDPGLMAELPTRDYLGERLEGSLVQARHYEEVLDRLRIFAAEQRFLIGIRLLTGSINGDMASRAFTHLADLIIEAALDAVMKEIRVTHGDYPGGRIAIAGMGKLGSFELTAGSDIDLILLYDYDDAASESDGPKPLDATRYFTRITQRLIAAFSAPTAEGVLYEVDMRLRPSGNKGPVATRINAFGKYQREEAWTWEHMALSRARLICGDQSLIGEAESIIADVLSVKRDVAKVTHDVAEMRELIEKEKAPENGWDLKLIPGGVIDVEFIAQYLALIAPAKGVEIRINGLTTGAALKVLGEKLMGSADLDTCLEAFALYTELSQLIRLCIDGMFDPKEATAGLTELVCRAGDCPDIKTLEGEVKRLSKAVRKVFQTVVKA, encoded by the coding sequence ATGCTGACGAAATCGAAGCACGGCCTGAAGGATGTCGCCGAGGGACTTCTGCGGCCGTTGAATCAGACGGAACTGAAAGCGGCGATCGTCGACCTGCAGGATATCGGCAAGAGCGAGCCTGTTGTCGCCGATATGCTGAAGGCCGAAGGCGCGCTGCGCGATTTCATCGCCGCCGTTCTGACCCTCTCTCCCTACCTGCGTGAGATCGCCAATCTCGATCCGGCCATCCTTGCCTCCGCCATCAGCGATCCGCTGGAACCGCAGATCGACGCGCTGATTGCAGAGGCGCGCGATTGCTGGAAGCCGGACAGCGAAGGAAACGTGCCGGGCGAAGGCCAGGTGATGACCAGGCTTCGCATCGTCAAGCGCAGGGTGGCCTTCCTCGTAGCCCTTGCCGATCTCGCCCGCATCTTCGACGGCAGGGCAACGACCGGCTGGCTCAGCGAACTCGCCGAGGTGTCGGTGACGGCTGCCATCAATCACCTGCTGCTGTCGACGCATGAAAGCGGCAAGCTGAAGCTGAAGAATGCTGCTGCACCGAGCGAGGGTTCCGGCCTCATCGTTCTCGGCATGGGCAAGCTCGGCGCTTCCGAGCTCAACTATTCCTCCGATATCGATCTCGTCGTCTTCTTCGACGAACAAGCCGGCATCGTGCCTGATCCGGATGATGCGATCGAGATTTTCCCGCGTATGATGCGGCGGCTGGTGCGTATCCTGCAGGAGCGCACGGCGGACGGTTATGTCTTCCGCACCGACCTGCGGCTGCGGCCGGACCCCGGCTCGACACCGCTGGCAATGTCAGTCGATGCCGCCATGATCTATTACGAGGGCAGGGGGCAGAACTGGGAGCGAGCCGCCTTCATCAAGGCCCGCGCCGTCGCCGGCGATATTGCCGCTGGCGAGCAGTTCCTGCGCGGCCTTGCTCCCTTCGTCTTCCGCAAATATCTCGATTATGCGGCGATATCAGACATCCACTCCATCAAGCGGCAGATCCACGCCCATAAGGGGCATGGCGCAATCGCCGTGAAGGGCCATAACGTCAAGCTTGGCCGCGGCGGCATCCGCGAGATCGAATTCTTCGTGCAGACCCAGCAACTGATCGCCGGCGGCCGGATGCCGGCACTGCGCTCGCGTGTCACCGAGGAGACGCTGGCGGAGCTCACCAAGGCAAAGTGGATCGATGCGGAAACCCGCGACGAGCTGACGGAGGCCTACTGGTTCCTTAGGGATGTCGAGCACCGCATCCAGATGGTGCGCGACGAGCAGACCCATCTGCTGCCGGAAACCGATGCAGAGCTGAAGCGCATCGCGTTCATGATGGGCTTTACCGACACGCCGAGCTTTTCCGAACGGCTGGTGGAGGTGCTGAAAGCGGTCGAGCGGCGCTACGCCGACCTTTTCGAGCAGGAAACGAAGCTCTCCGTTGGAACCGGCAATCTCGTCTTCACCGGTCAGGGCGACGATCCCGATACGCTGGAGACGCTGAAGAAGCTTGGCTTCGAACGGCCATCGGATATTTCACGCATTATCCGCACCTGGCACTACGGCCGCTACCGCGCCACGCAATCGGTCGAGGCGCGAGAACGTCTGACGGAACTGGCGCCTGAGCTTCTGCGCGTCTTCGGCGAAAGCAAGCGGGCCGACGAGGCGCTGCTGCGCTTCGACAGCTTCATTTCCGGCCTGCCATCCGGCATCCAGCTCTTCTCGCTGCTCGGCAGCAATCCGGCGCTGCTCTCCCTGATCGTCAACATCATGTCCTCGGCGCCGAAGCTCGCGGAAGTCATCGCCGCCCGCCCGCATGTCTTCGACGGCATGCTCGATCCGGGTCTGATGGCCGAGCTGCCGACACGCGACTATCTCGGCGAGCGGCTGGAGGGCTCGCTGGTGCAGGCCCGACACTATGAGGAAGTGCTGGACCGGCTGCGCATCTTCGCTGCCGAACAGCGCTTTTTGATCGGCATCCGCCTGCTGACCGGCTCAATCAACGGTGACATGGCCTCGCGCGCCTTTACCCATCTCGCAGACCTCATTATCGAGGCGGCACTCGATGCTGTCATGAAGGAGATCCGCGTCACGCACGGCGATTATCCCGGCGGGCGGATCGCCATCGCCGGCATGGGCAAGCTCGGCAGCTTCGAGCTGACGGCCGGCTCCGATATCGACCTCATCCTGCTCTACGATTACGATGACGCGGCCTCCGAATCCGATGGGCCGAAGCCGCTTGATGCGACGCGATACTTCACCCGCATCACCCAGCGCCTGATCGCCGCCTTCTCGGCCCCGACGGCCGAAGGCGTGCTCTACGAAGTCGACATGCGCCTTCGCCCTTCCGGCAACAAGGGGCCGGTCGCCACCCGCATCAACGCTTTCGGCAAATACCAGCGCGAAGAGGCCTGGACCTGGGAGCATATGGCGCTGTCGCGCGCCCGGCTGATCTGCGGCGACCAGAGCCTGATCGGCGAGGCGGAAAGCATCATCGCCGATGTGCTCTCGGTGAAGCGCGATGTCGCCAAGGTGACCCATGACGTGGCCGAGATGCGCGAGCTGATCGAAAAGGAAAAGGCACCGGAGAATGGCTGGGATCTGAAGCTCATTCCGGGCGGCGTGATCGATGTTGAATTCATCGCCCAATATCTCGCCCTGATCGCGCCAGCCAAAGGTGTCGAGATCAGGATCAACGGCCTCACAACGGGTGCGGCACTGAAGGTGCTGGGCGAGAAGCTGATGGGTTCGGCAGACCTCGATACCTGCCTTGAAGCCTTTGCCCTCTATACGGAGCTTTCACAGCTCATCCGCCTCTGCATCGATGGAATGTTCGATCCGAAGGAGGCGACTGCGGGCCTGACCGAGCTCGTCTGCCGGGCCGGAGACTGCCCTGACATCAAGACTTTGGAGGGTGAGGTGAAGCGGCTGTCCAAGGCTGTCCGCAAGGTCTTCCAGACAGTGGTAAAGGCCTGA
- a CDS encoding PAS domain-containing sensor histidine kinase: MMDVRRATAAEGRLRVDFGGLKAWRDSLSGQTATTPEPLLRHLPKAELLLKRAIPILIVAFLAVVATSHFFGMVSEYSRMAASARHATALSAATAAAVFSDATDVFDGGNAAEAQARLAKFLPQDRLENGAFVLLVQASGKVFAATTAGAAYVGADVSTLFPEISAIRRFGDRTDVIETSIGGELHYAEIALMGTAGGYIISANSLNEINRLWREELTLNVTLFAGISSILLVILYAYYMQVKRARDADDIFLESNLRVETALSRGRCGLWDFDFHNREFFWSRSMYDMLGLAGSDKTMSFADAARLMHPEDNGLHEIARAVAKGDSGQVDQIFRMRHAAGHYVWMRARAQVIRSHSGRVHMIGIAMDVTEQHRLAQRYAEADQRLADAIECTSEAFVLWDKNDRLVMCNAHFQQAYGLPDSVLVPGTERMVVHAAAARPVIERRIADADGSGYSRTTEVQLADERWLQINERRTRDGGRVSVGTDITPLKRHQERLRDSERRLMATINDLSASRQTLETQKAELSIANSNYLVEKERAEAANKAKSEFLANMSHELRTPLNAILGFSEILQNQMFGPLGSAKYNEYARDIHDSGKHLLNVINDILDMSKIEAGHMLLSREPTDLAPLIEESLRFTAIPAAEKNIVIEQRISSGMTLMADRRAMKQVLLNLLSNAVKFTNEGGRIAVRTRRVADGVMVTIADTGIGIPRAALIKIGQPFEQVQSQYAKSKGGSGLGLAISRSLTSLHGGSMKIRSRESVGTVISLRIPDQS; encoded by the coding sequence ATGATGGACGTGCGGCGGGCAACCGCGGCCGAAGGACGGCTGCGTGTCGATTTTGGCGGGCTCAAAGCCTGGCGCGACAGCCTGTCCGGACAGACCGCAACAACTCCTGAGCCATTGCTGCGCCATCTGCCGAAAGCCGAGCTACTGCTGAAGCGCGCCATCCCCATTCTGATCGTCGCCTTCCTTGCCGTCGTGGCGACCTCGCATTTCTTCGGCATGGTCAGCGAATACAGTCGCATGGCGGCCTCCGCGCGCCATGCGACGGCGCTTTCCGCTGCAACTGCTGCTGCCGTCTTTTCCGATGCGACCGATGTATTCGATGGCGGCAACGCTGCGGAAGCGCAGGCGCGTCTTGCGAAGTTCCTGCCGCAGGACCGGCTGGAAAACGGTGCCTTCGTGCTGCTGGTGCAGGCAAGCGGCAAGGTCTTTGCGGCAACGACGGCGGGTGCCGCGTATGTCGGCGCCGATGTCTCGACCCTCTTCCCCGAGATCTCCGCCATCCGCCGGTTCGGCGACCGCACTGATGTCATCGAGACGAGCATTGGCGGCGAGCTGCATTATGCCGAGATCGCCCTGATGGGCACGGCCGGCGGCTACATCATCTCCGCCAACTCTCTCAACGAGATCAACCGCCTCTGGCGCGAGGAGCTGACGCTCAACGTCACGCTGTTTGCCGGCATTTCCTCCATTCTGCTCGTCATCCTCTACGCCTATTACATGCAGGTGAAGCGGGCGCGCGATGCCGACGATATCTTCCTGGAATCCAATCTCAGGGTCGAGACCGCGCTTTCGCGCGGCCGCTGCGGCCTCTGGGATTTCGATTTCCACAACCGCGAATTCTTCTGGTCCCGCTCGATGTACGACATGCTCGGGCTTGCCGGTTCCGACAAGACGATGAGCTTTGCCGATGCGGCCCGCCTGATGCACCCCGAAGACAACGGCCTCCATGAGATCGCCCGCGCCGTCGCCAAGGGCGATTCCGGCCAGGTCGACCAGATCTTCCGCATGCGCCATGCGGCCGGCCACTATGTCTGGATGCGCGCCCGCGCCCAGGTGATCCGCAGCCATTCCGGCCGCGTGCACATGATCGGCATCGCCATGGACGTGACCGAGCAGCATCGCCTCGCCCAGCGCTATGCCGAGGCCGATCAGCGTCTGGCCGATGCCATCGAATGCACTTCGGAAGCCTTCGTGCTGTGGGACAAGAACGACCGGCTCGTCATGTGCAACGCGCATTTCCAGCAGGCCTACGGCCTTCCCGACAGCGTGCTGGTGCCCGGCACGGAACGCATGGTCGTCCATGCCGCTGCGGCGCGTCCCGTCATCGAGCGGCGCATCGCCGATGCAGACGGTTCCGGCTATTCGCGCACGACGGAAGTGCAGCTTGCCGACGAGCGCTGGCTGCAGATCAACGAGCGGCGAACCCGCGACGGCGGCCGCGTTTCCGTCGGCACCGACATCACGCCTTTGAAGCGCCACCAGGAGCGCCTGCGCGACTCCGAGCGCCGGCTGATGGCGACGATCAACGATCTCTCCGCCTCGCGCCAGACGCTGGAAACGCAGAAGGCCGAGCTTTCGATCGCCAACTCCAACTATCTCGTGGAGAAGGAGCGCGCGGAAGCGGCCAACAAGGCGAAATCGGAATTCCTCGCCAATATGTCGCATGAGCTGCGCACGCCGCTCAACGCCATCCTCGGCTTCTCGGAGATCCTGCAGAACCAGATGTTCGGCCCGCTCGGTTCGGCCAAGTACAATGAATATGCCCGCGATATCCATGACAGCGGCAAACATCTCCTTAATGTCATCAACGACATCCTGGACATGTCGAAGATCGAGGCCGGCCATATGCTGCTGTCGCGCGAGCCCACCGATCTTGCGCCACTGATCGAGGAAAGCCTGCGCTTTACCGCCATTCCGGCGGCTGAAAAGAACATCGTCATCGAGCAGCGCATCTCCTCGGGCATGACGCTGATGGCCGACCGCCGCGCCATGAAGCAGGTGCTGCTCAACCTGCTCTCCAATGCCGTGAAGTTCACCAACGAGGGCGGGCGCATTGCCGTGCGCACCCGCCGGGTCGCCGATGGTGTCATGGTCACCATCGCCGATACCGGCATCGGCATTCCGCGCGCAGCACTCATCAAGATCGGCCAGCCCTTCGAGCAGGTGCAGAGCCAATATGCCAAGAGCAAGGGTGGCTCCGGCCTGGGTCTCGCCATCTCCCGTTCGCTGACGAGCTTGCACGGCGGCAGCATGAAGATACGCTCGCGCGAGTCGGTCGGAACGGTGATCTCGCTGCGTATTCCCGATCAAAGCTGA
- a CDS encoding type II toxin-antitoxin system RelE/ParE family toxin: protein MKYRTTFEADRDIIEIYVLGAEQFGVPQSERYVSELFGTFELLADNPQMARERQELTPPMRLHPDQAHLIAYTIREDDILIVRVLHSRQDWQSLFT from the coding sequence ATGAAATACCGCACCACGTTTGAAGCAGATCGGGATATTATCGAGATTTACGTTCTCGGCGCCGAGCAGTTCGGCGTTCCGCAGTCCGAGCGATACGTTAGTGAGTTGTTCGGCACATTCGAATTGCTTGCCGATAATCCGCAAATGGCGCGGGAGCGCCAGGAACTGACCCCGCCCATGCGGCTTCATCCTGATCAGGCACATCTGATTGCCTACACTATCCGGGAGGATGACATCCTGATCGTTCGCGTCCTGCACAGTCGGCAGGATTGGCAAAGTCTTTTCACCTAG
- a CDS encoding type II toxin-antitoxin system ParD family antitoxin, with amino-acid sequence MATMNVSLPDPMKEWVEAQTRTGRYSNASDYVRDLIRRDQERSDKLAELQRLLAEGLESGVSDRSKEDILRAARERLAAGQA; translated from the coding sequence ATGGCAACCATGAACGTTTCCCTGCCGGACCCGATGAAGGAATGGGTGGAAGCCCAGACAAGGACGGGGCGTTACAGCAACGCAAGCGACTATGTCCGTGATCTGATCCGGCGCGATCAGGAGCGGTCGGACAAGCTGGCAGAACTGCAACGGCTTCTTGCCGAAGGTTTGGAGAGTGGCGTCAGTGACCGCTCAAAGGAAGATATTCTCCGGGCTGCGCGTGAACGATTGGCCGCCGGCCAGGCATGA
- the pepN gene encoding aminopeptidase N, whose translation MRTDTGQVINLADYRPTDFVLERVDLTFELDPTETKVEARLIFHRREGADPSAPLILDGDELTLSSLLFDQNELAPERYTVTPESLTIRDLPETVPFEVTVTTLVNPEANTQLMGLYRTSGIYCTQCEAEGFRRITYFPDRPDVLAPYTVNIIADKDANPLLLSNGNFLGGAGYGPGKHFAAWFDPHPKPSYLFALVAGDLGVVEDTFTTMSGREVVLKIYVEHGKEPRAAYAMDALKRSMKWDEEVFGREYDLDIFMIVAVSDFNMGAMENKGLNIFNDKYVLADPETATDADYANIEAIIAHEYFHNWTGNRITCRDWFQLCLKEGLTVYRDHEFSSDQRSRPVKRIAEVRHLKSEQFPEDGGPLAHPVRPTKYREINNFYTTTVYEKGSEVTRMIATLLGRETFKKGMDLYFDRHDGQAVTIEDFVKCFEDASGRDLSQFSLWYHQAGTPLVTASGTYDAGTKTFSLSLEQMIPATPGQPTKEPMHIPLSLALFAEDGSKIELVTVEGAEYAGEVLHLTARTQTAVFHGIGSRPVVSINRSFSAPINLHFDQSPADLALLARYETDHFARWQALTDLALPNLLKAARDAREGTAIICEQTFVDTLIAAAADEGLEPAFRAQALALPSESDIARELGSNIDPDAIHAGRQAVMKQIAEAGKATFAALYDAMTTPGDFSPDAKSAGRRALRNAALTYLSYAEGSPARAKAAFDAANNMTDLSHALTILAHRFPDSAEAKAALETFRSRFQDNALVVDKWFAIQAGIPGPDALDRVKELTENPLFKRTNPNRMRSLVGTFAFGNPTGFGRADGEGYRFLAGEILDIDQRNPQLAARLLTSMRSWRSLESARADHARSALMEIEKADSLSTDVRDIVERTLKG comes from the coding sequence ATGCGAACAGATACCGGCCAGGTCATCAATCTGGCAGATTACCGCCCAACCGATTTCGTGCTGGAGCGCGTCGACCTGACTTTCGAACTGGATCCGACAGAAACAAAGGTGGAAGCGCGGCTGATCTTCCACCGCCGCGAAGGCGCCGATCCTTCCGCCCCCCTTATTCTCGACGGCGACGAACTCACGCTTTCCAGCCTTCTCTTCGACCAGAACGAACTGGCGCCGGAGCGCTACACGGTTACGCCCGAGAGCCTCACAATCCGCGACCTGCCGGAAACGGTACCTTTCGAAGTCACCGTCACCACGCTCGTCAATCCGGAAGCCAATACCCAGCTGATGGGCCTTTACCGCACCAGCGGCATCTATTGCACGCAGTGCGAGGCCGAAGGCTTCCGCCGCATCACCTATTTCCCTGACCGGCCGGATGTGCTGGCGCCCTACACGGTCAACATCATCGCCGACAAGGATGCCAACCCGCTGCTCCTGTCGAACGGCAATTTTCTTGGGGGCGCAGGTTACGGTCCGGGCAAGCATTTCGCCGCCTGGTTCGACCCGCATCCGAAGCCGAGCTATCTCTTCGCGCTGGTTGCCGGCGATCTCGGCGTCGTCGAAGACACGTTCACCACGATGTCCGGCCGCGAGGTCGTGCTGAAGATCTATGTCGAACATGGCAAGGAGCCGCGCGCAGCCTATGCGATGGACGCGCTGAAGCGTTCGATGAAGTGGGACGAGGAGGTGTTCGGGCGCGAATACGATCTCGACATCTTCATGATCGTCGCCGTCTCCGACTTCAACATGGGGGCCATGGAGAACAAGGGCCTCAACATCTTCAACGACAAATATGTGCTCGCCGATCCCGAGACGGCGACGGATGCCGACTACGCCAATATCGAGGCGATCATCGCACACGAGTATTTTCATAATTGGACCGGCAATCGCATCACCTGCCGCGACTGGTTCCAGCTCTGCCTCAAGGAAGGCCTGACGGTTTATCGCGACCACGAATTCTCGTCGGACCAGCGCTCGCGCCCGGTCAAGCGCATCGCCGAAGTGCGCCACCTGAAATCCGAGCAGTTCCCGGAAGATGGCGGCCCGCTCGCTCATCCCGTGCGCCCGACAAAATATCGCGAGATCAACAACTTTTATACGACGACGGTCTATGAGAAGGGCAGCGAAGTCACGCGCATGATCGCGACCCTGCTCGGCCGCGAGACCTTCAAGAAGGGCATGGACCTCTATTTCGATCGCCATGACGGCCAGGCCGTCACGATCGAGGATTTCGTCAAATGCTTCGAGGATGCCAGCGGCCGTGACCTTTCGCAGTTCTCGCTCTGGTACCATCAGGCGGGCACGCCGCTCGTGACCGCGTCCGGCACCTATGATGCAGGCACCAAGACGTTCAGCCTGTCGCTGGAACAGATGATCCCGGCCACCCCCGGTCAGCCGACCAAGGAGCCGATGCATATCCCGCTGAGCCTCGCGCTTTTTGCCGAGGACGGTTCCAAGATCGAGCTTGTTACCGTCGAAGGCGCCGAATATGCCGGCGAAGTGCTGCACCTGACCGCCCGCACGCAGACGGCTGTCTTCCACGGCATCGGCTCGCGCCCGGTGGTTTCGATCAACCGTTCCTTCTCCGCTCCGATCAACCTGCATTTCGACCAGAGCCCGGCCGATCTCGCCCTGCTTGCCCGCTATGAGACGGATCATTTCGCCCGCTGGCAGGCGCTGACGGATCTGGCGCTGCCGAACCTCTTGAAGGCCGCCCGCGACGCCCGCGAGGGCACCGCGATCATCTGCGAACAGACCTTCGTCGATACGCTGATTGCAGCGGCGGCCGATGAAGGCCTTGAGCCTGCCTTCCGCGCCCAGGCGCTGGCCTTGCCGAGCGAATCCGACATCGCGCGCGAACTCGGCAGCAATATCGACCCCGATGCCATCCATGCCGGCCGCCAGGCGGTCATGAAGCAGATCGCCGAAGCCGGCAAAGCCACGTTCGCGGCCCTCTACGACGCGATGACCACGCCCGGCGACTTCAGCCCGGATGCCAAGAGCGCCGGCCGCCGCGCGCTGCGCAACGCTGCGCTGACCTACCTTTCCTATGCAGAGGGCAGCCCTGCTCGCGCCAAGGCCGCCTTCGACGCCGCCAACAACATGACCGATCTCAGCCATGCGCTGACGATCCTCGCCCATCGCTTCCCCGACAGCGCAGAGGCCAAGGCGGCGCTCGAAACCTTCCGCAGCCGTTTCCAGGACAATGCGCTCGTCGTCGACAAATGGTTTGCGATCCAGGCCGGCATTCCTGGGCCGGACGCGCTCGATCGCGTCAAGGAGCTGACCGAAAACCCGCTCTTCAAGCGCACCAACCCGAACCGCATGCGCTCGCTGGTCGGCACGTTCGCCTTCGGCAATCCGACCGGCTTCGGCCGCGCCGACGGCGAAGGCTACCGCTTTCTCGCCGGCGAGATCCTCGATATCGACCAGCGCAACCCGCAGCTGGCCGCACGTCTGCTGACCTCGATGCGCTCGTGGCGCTCGCTGGAATCGGCCCGCGCCGATCACGCGCGTTCAGCCCTGATGGAAATCGAAAAGGCCGACAGCCTTTCGACCGATGTCCGCGATATCGTCGAGCGCACTCTCAAGGGGTGA